One window of the Terriglobales bacterium genome contains the following:
- a CDS encoding sigma 54-interacting transcriptional regulator produces the protein MIAMNSSLQGTALPVHRQVNHLPPDSIVFGRTAHMHALRTRMERAAALDMPILLDGESGTGKDIIARILHRQSPWVAGVFVKARCSSIPDSFDTLLESSSDVLTAEPQSTRHRLESSCYGTLFLDEISESSAALQTKLLRLLQEGQFCRINLKRCKLNLRLVCATNRGLEEAAERGTFRRDLLYRINVVTMRVPPLRERIVDVPDLANYFVDFLSNIYQCKVQRPSRRLLQSLLSYSWPGNIRELENLMKRYVLFNCEEWICEELAGGPREMIAQELSQPGALSLKEITRKAIRDLERDAILKVLQANKWNRKRAACVLNISYRALLYKLKETGMTTSAPASADSLTTRRAASTASM, from the coding sequence ATGATCGCCATGAACTCTTCACTCCAGGGCACCGCGCTTCCAGTCCACCGGCAAGTAAACCACTTGCCACCAGACTCGATCGTCTTCGGCCGGACCGCGCATATGCACGCGCTACGTACTCGGATGGAGCGAGCTGCTGCTTTGGACATGCCGATATTATTGGATGGCGAGAGCGGCACTGGAAAAGACATTATCGCGCGCATACTGCACCGCCAATCGCCTTGGGTTGCCGGAGTGTTTGTAAAGGCAAGGTGCTCTTCCATCCCAGACAGTTTCGACACCCTCTTAGAATCCTCCTCAGACGTACTTACTGCTGAACCTCAATCCACGCGGCACCGTCTGGAGAGCAGCTGTTATGGAACGCTCTTTCTGGACGAGATTTCGGAAAGCAGCGCTGCTCTGCAAACCAAACTGTTGCGACTTCTGCAGGAAGGACAATTTTGCAGGATCAATTTGAAACGATGCAAGCTCAACCTCCGGCTCGTGTGCGCAACGAATCGCGGTCTGGAGGAAGCCGCCGAGCGTGGCACGTTCCGCAGGGATCTGCTTTATCGGATCAACGTCGTCACCATGCGCGTGCCGCCGTTGCGTGAACGCATCGTAGATGTTCCGGATCTTGCCAACTACTTCGTCGATTTCTTGAGCAACATTTATCAGTGCAAGGTACAACGTCCCTCGCGCCGATTATTGCAGTCGCTACTCAGCTATTCGTGGCCAGGAAACATCCGAGAGCTTGAAAACCTGATGAAAAGGTATGTGCTCTTCAATTGTGAAGAATGGATATGCGAAGAGCTTGCCGGCGGCCCCCGAGAAATGATCGCGCAGGAACTTTCTCAGCCCGGTGCACTTTCGTTGAAAGAGATTACCAGGAAAGCGATTCGCGACTTGGAGCGCGATGCGATTTTGAAAGTTCTACAGGCCAATAAATGGAATAGGAAACGGGCAGCGTGCGTGTTGAACATTAGCTACCGAGCACTCCTTTACAAACTAAAGGAGACAGGGATGACGACGTCCGCTCCAGCCTCCGCTGACAGCCTGACAACTCGACGTGCTGCAAGCACGGCATCGATGTGA